AGGTGGTCGCGTTCGCGGTGCGGGACACCGGCATCGGCATCTCGGACGAGAAACTGGCGATCATCTTCGAGCCGTTCCAGCAGGCCGACGGCACCACCACCCGGAAATACGGCGGCACCGGCCTGGGCCTGTCGATCAGCCGGGAGTTCGCCGCGCTGCTCGGCGGCACCATCGCGGTCCGTTCGGTGCCGGGCGAGGGCTCGACCTTCACGCTGTACATGCCGGAGGCGCTGACCGCGGACGCGATCCCGATGCCGGTCCTGCCCTCGGCGCCGGCCAAGGCGATTTCGGTACGCCCGGCCGCGTCGCTGAACATGCCGCTGATGGAACTGCCGCCGCTGGTCACCCCGCGCCCGGAGGAGGCGGCGCCGGCCCACCCGGCGGGGCGGCAGCTGGACGGCGCCACGGTGCTGATCGTCGACGACGACGTGCGGAACGTGTTCGCCCTGACCAGCGCGTTGGAGATGCACGGGCTGCACGTCCTGTACTCGGACAACGGGGTGGACGGCGTACGCATCCTGAACGAGCATCCCGAGGTCGACATCGTGCTGATGGACGCGATGATGCCGGACCAGGACGGCTACGAGACCACCCGGGGGATCCGGCGGAACCAGCGGTTCCGCGACCTGCCGGTAGTGTTTCTCACGGCGAAGGCGATGCCCGGTGACCGGGAGTCGGCCATCGCCGCCGGAGCCAGTGACTACATCACCAAGCCGGTGGACCTGGACGAGCTGATCGAGTTGATGGCTCGCTGGGTGAACGCCGACGAGATCGCCGAGCCGGAGCGCGGCTGACCGGTGGGAGGGAACGAGGTGAGCACGCGTGGGTGAGCGCGCCAAAGCACTGCTGGTCGACGATCGGAAGGACAACCTGCTGGCCCTGGAGGCGATCCTGCAGGGCCTGCCGGTGACCGCGGTGGCCGTGGAGAGTGGCGAGGCCGCGCTCAAGCAGCTGCTCACCGACGACTTCGCGGTGATCCTGCTGGACGCCCACATGCCCAACATGGACGGTTTCGAGACGGCCAGCCACATCAAGCGGCGGGAGCGGACCCGGCACGTGCCGATCCTGTTCCTGACCGCCGCCGACCGGGACGCCCAGCTGGCCCTGCGCGGTTACGCGGTGGGCGCGGTGGATTACCTGACCAAGCCGTTCGACCCGTGGGTGCTGCGCGCCAAGGTCTCCATCTTCGTCGAGCTGTGGGTCAAGAATCAGCAGCTCAAGGCGCAGGCGGAGG
Above is a genomic segment from Actinoplanes ianthinogenes containing:
- a CDS encoding response regulator — encoded protein: MGERAKALLVDDRKDNLLALEAILQGLPVTAVAVESGEAALKQLLTDDFAVILLDAHMPNMDGFETASHIKRRERTRHVPILFLTAADRDAQLALRGYAVGAVDYLTKPFDPWVLRAKVSIFVELWVKNQQLKAQAEATRERDAQWERLTETVDEAARVLRAGGEDAAAEALALLEKARWGN